In a single window of the Papaver somniferum cultivar HN1 chromosome 8, ASM357369v1, whole genome shotgun sequence genome:
- the LOC113303956 gene encoding F-box protein At5g07610-like isoform X2, producing MSLKYIDNLWYQPPENSELVSTEFFIFRIEKRKEKKVRTPHACHIKQTTKKSYSMEESIKPIDCRYNLLTVFSFIFLFSFHVKLSKPRVLSCQDPDHKTSIVRSYRGTFVDHTYYICNPSTRQYRAIFCGSRGEKQGFVSLCSVSLAFDVLKSPHYKVVCIWLLKKTTNTGDVKFYHQIELYSSETASWKLSGNVFPAPRDVFYKVGEFWNGSLHWLDLSKEGKSVCFSVEQELIMEMPKPPRSDGMFCIYFAECRGHLHLIQTHESRTSFEILEMMDDYKGWDVKYRVNIDDLTNAYPNITKDATLQFHYLQFSVLLVEVKERKSSTNLNRVQGKVSLNLVIQVLDEVISYDLEEMGIKKIDKLSPTTNLHRRNSPFQYIETLTCI from the exons ATGTCACTAAAATACATTGATAATTTATGGTATCAACCACCTGAGAATTCGGAACTTGTCAGCACCGAATTCTTTATTTTCCggatagaaaaaagaaaagaaaaaaaagttagaaCTCCACATGCGTGTCATATTAAACAAACAACCAAGAAAAGCTACTCCATGGAGGAGTCAATCAAGCCAATTGATTGCCGATACAACTTGTTGACAGTTTTCTCctttatctttcttttttcttttcatgtgAAGCTATCTAAACCAAGGGTTCTTTCTTGTCAAGATCCAGATCACAAGACCTCAATAGTCAG AAGCTATAGAGGCACATTTGTAGATCACACTTATTATATTTGCAATCCATCCACAAGACAGTACCGTGCAATCTTTTGCGGTTCGCGGGGAGAAAAACAAGGTTTTGTATCGCTTTGTAGTGTCAGCTTAGCTTTCGATGTGCTCAAGTCGCCTCATTATAAAGTTGTTTGCATTTGGTTGTTGAAGAAAACTACAAACACTGGTGATGTCAAGTTTTATCATCAAATTGAACTATACTCTTCCGAAACAGCGTCTTGGAAGCTCTCTGGCAATGTTTTCCCCGCTCCTCGAGATGTATTTTACAAAGTTGGTGAATTCTGGAATGGTTCATTACATTGGCTCGACCTTTCCAAAGAAGGGAAATCTGTTTGTTTTAGTGTTGAGCAAGAGCTGATCATGGAAATGCCTAAGCCACCCCGTAGTGATGGGATGTTTTGTATATACTTCGCGGAGTGTAGAGGTCATCTACATCTTATTCAGACACATGAATCACGCACCAGTTTTGAAATTTTGGAGATGATGGATGACTATAAGGGGTGGGATGTTAAATATCGTGTCAACATCGATGATTTAACCAATGCATATCCGAATATCACAAAAGATGCGACATTGCAGTTCCATTATCTTCAATTCTCTGTTTTGCTTGTTGAGGTAAAGgaaagaaaatcatcaacaaatCTAAATAGAGTGCAAGGAAAAGTGTCGTTGAATTTAGTGATACAAGTACTTGATGAAGTTATTTCCTATGATCTAGAGGAAATGGGAATCAAGAAAATTGATAAACTTTCACCAACAACCAACTTGCATCGGCGAAATAGTCCTTTTCAGTACATTGAGACACTCACTTGTATTTGA
- the LOC113303956 gene encoding F-box protein At5g07610-like isoform X1, which yields MNSKSTCDYKTAELVGNNNSLHHENSSSVIIANNVDLLMQILLHLPVKSLLVSKSVSKRWFSLISDPIFIEKHFLENPHSIPGLFMHNLLSGPYIPELEFVSLDTSASSPFNTLDFIEDPLGVQINQSCNGLLCCRSYRGTFVDHTYYICNPSTRQYRAIFCGSRGEKQGFVSLCSVSLAFDVLKSPHYKVVCIWLLKKTTNTGDVKFYHQIELYSSETASWKLSGNVFPAPRDVFYKVGEFWNGSLHWLDLSKEGKSVCFSVEQELIMEMPKPPRSDGMFCIYFAECRGHLHLIQTHESRTSFEILEMMDDYKGWDVKYRVNIDDLTNAYPNITKDATLQFHYLQFSVLLVEVKERKSSTNLNRVQGKVSLNLVIQVLDEVISYDLEEMGIKKIDKLSPTTNLHRRNSPFQYIETLTCI from the coding sequence ATGAATTCAAAATCTACTTGTGATTATAAGACCGCTGAATTAGTTGGTAACAACAACTCACTGCATCATGAGAATTCGTCATCTGTTATTATAGCTAATAATGTAGATCTCTTAATGCAAATCTTATTGCATTTACCAGTAAAATCTCTGCTTGTATCTAAATCCGTTTCAAAAAGATGGTTTTCACTCATCTCCGATCCAATTTTCATtgagaaacattttcttgaaaacCCACATTCAATTCCTGGATTATTCATGCATAATCTACTGTCAGGTCCATATATACCAGAACTTGAATTCGTCTCATTAGATACTTCTGCGTCTTCACCCTTTAACACCTTAGATTTTATTGAAGATCCATTAGGTGTACAGATCAATCAATCTTGCAATGGTCTTCTCTGTTGCAGAAGCTATAGAGGCACATTTGTAGATCACACTTATTATATTTGCAATCCATCCACAAGACAGTACCGTGCAATCTTTTGCGGTTCGCGGGGAGAAAAACAAGGTTTTGTATCGCTTTGTAGTGTCAGCTTAGCTTTCGATGTGCTCAAGTCGCCTCATTATAAAGTTGTTTGCATTTGGTTGTTGAAGAAAACTACAAACACTGGTGATGTCAAGTTTTATCATCAAATTGAACTATACTCTTCCGAAACAGCGTCTTGGAAGCTCTCTGGCAATGTTTTCCCCGCTCCTCGAGATGTATTTTACAAAGTTGGTGAATTCTGGAATGGTTCATTACATTGGCTCGACCTTTCCAAAGAAGGGAAATCTGTTTGTTTTAGTGTTGAGCAAGAGCTGATCATGGAAATGCCTAAGCCACCCCGTAGTGATGGGATGTTTTGTATATACTTCGCGGAGTGTAGAGGTCATCTACATCTTATTCAGACACATGAATCACGCACCAGTTTTGAAATTTTGGAGATGATGGATGACTATAAGGGGTGGGATGTTAAATATCGTGTCAACATCGATGATTTAACCAATGCATATCCGAATATCACAAAAGATGCGACATTGCAGTTCCATTATCTTCAATTCTCTGTTTTGCTTGTTGAGGTAAAGgaaagaaaatcatcaacaaatCTAAATAGAGTGCAAGGAAAAGTGTCGTTGAATTTAGTGATACAAGTACTTGATGAAGTTATTTCCTATGATCTAGAGGAAATGGGAATCAAGAAAATTGATAAACTTTCACCAACAACCAACTTGCATCGGCGAAATAGTCCTTTTCAGTACATTGAGACACTCACTTGTATTTGA